From the genome of Nocardia mangyaensis:
AGCATCCCCGTCGCTTGATGCACCTGGCCGCGACTGCTGGGCAGGTCGGTCCACCACGACTGCGGTTGGTCCAGCACGTTAATCTGCATCTCCAGCACAGCCATCGCCACCATATCCACGGTCTGCAGCGCGATGGCGACCTCGGCTGCGGACAGCCAGCCGGGTTGCTCGCGGTAGAGATCCATCGCGCCGAGGCTGATCGCACCACTGATCAAAGGAAACGCGAAAATCGCGCCCACCGGTTCGTTGGTCATTTCCGTGGCGAAAACCGGCCATGCTGTGTTGGTAGCGCGCAGATCCGCCACCAGCACCGGGCGGTGGGTCTGGAAGGCTTCGAAGCACGGGCCTTCCCCGAGACTGAACTGCACCGCGTCGATCCGGGCGACCACTTCGTCGCTGGTGTAGAGGGTTTCACGAATATTGGTGTCGGCCATCAGCGATATCGAAGCACCATCGACAGGCAACAAATCCACACACATCCTGCCCAATCGCGCTACCGCGTCCAAGCCATCGCGGCTGCTGTCCAACGCGGACAGCAGGGCCGCGCGAGCTTCGAGGATCGAGTCCTGATCACTCAACGACCGTCGCCACCCCGGGCAACATGTCGACGGCGCCCATTGTCATGTCCACTGTGTGCATCGGTTGCCGCGATTCTCTCAGTAGCGCATCGGACTGGTGGCGTGCAAGGTGCATGTCTCGGACGGAAGCGAGTGAGCGGTCGTCATGTGTTCACCCGGGTGACAGATACGGGCTTCGAGGATGGTCGCAGCATAGCGCCCAGTTGTCTCGTATCCCAGGCGCCTTCAACCTACCGCCGCCCGGCCTGAGGCAGTAGGCTTGTAATTGCTGTCCTTGACCCTGGCAGTCGAACGCAAGCGCGCGACGACCGAAGGTGTCACCATGGGCAACAGATGGCTTGCTGTCGAGCGACTGGACAGCCATACTTCCGCAGCCGAACCGGTGTCGGCAACCGAGCGGTTCCCGTCGCCGCAGCGACAGGTCATCGGCCCGATCGACGAACACCGACTTCCCTCGCGCGCATCGGAACCTGTTGTCGCACAAGCTTCGCGGCAACGTGGTGGCGGAGACAGCTACGACAACATCGAACCGATGCTCGAACAGCTGGCCCAGCTCGGAGCGCAGGATCCGGGCCGACCGATATTGCGCGAGGACATCATCGGCCGATGCCTACCGCTGGCCGACCACATCGCCAGGAGGTTCGCCGGTCGTGGGGAGAACTTCGAAGACCTCCAGCAGGTCGCTCGCCTGGGACTGCTCCTGGCAATCGATCGCTTCGACCCCACCTACGGCGCGGGCTTCCTGGCATTCGCGGTGCCCACGATCATGGGTGAGGTTCGTCGCCATTTCCGTGACCGCACCTGGGCTGTGCGAGTACCCCGGCGTATCAAGGAAATTCAGCAGCTGCTCGGCCCCGCGACCGACGCGTTGACCCATGAGCTGGGCCGCGCACCCACAGCGCGGGAAATCGCTGCGGAACTCGGTATCGATCTGGTCGAGGTCACGCACGCGCTGGTCGCGCGCAACGCCTACCGCACAGCGCCGATCGATGCGCCTACCGGCAACGAGAACGGCAACACGTCACCTTCGCTGCTCGACTTCCTCGGCGCCGAGGACCCCGAATACCGCCACGTCGAGGACTTCTTGGCCGTTCGGCCGTTGATCGCCGCACTGCCCGCACTGGAACGTCAGGTATTGCACCTGCGGTTCTTTCGATTCCGATCCCAACAGCAGATCGCCCGGCAGATCGGCGTTTCTCAGATGCAGGTGTCACGCATTCTTGCCAGAACTCTGAACGCATTGCGAGAGAGCGCGTTACGCGACTGACCGGCCGGGCCATGGGATAGCCGCGAGATTGCGGTGATTTCAACCGGCAGGCCGTTTGGTGTTGCCCGACAGGAGAATCCGTGTCGGATCAAGTGAAGAACAATTCGTCTCGTCGGTGATTTGCCGTACGGGGACACACGAGGAGGCCATGATGGCGAGTTCGATTCCAGCCCAACAGTTCGGCAGCACACCTGAATACGGCGATGCCGAATCCCTCACGGCGATCGTGATGCATGACAGCGACCTCGTCGGTCGCCTCCAGGACATGGGTTTGCGGAGGCTGTGTGTGTCCGCGGTCGGCTTGTCCCCGCAGGCGCAGCGACGGCTCGAGGCGATAGCCGAAGCGTTGCAGAGTGCCGAATAGCGCCGCTGAGACGGTCCGCCGCGATCAGCGATGACGTCGGCTTCGGTAGAGCCGCTGACAAGCATCATCCCGCGACGGTGGAGCTCGAACCCGGGCCGCAGGTGCGCGACCTGCCGCGCGTTCGCCGTCGCTGATCCCAGCGATCGGCCAGCAGGACCCGGGCGGTGTCGAGAATGGAGGAATCGTGGGCCTTGTTCGAGCATGTGCCGCAGTCGGGCGCCCTGTGCCCGGTCGAGGTGGACGCCAGGTATCCCGTTCAAACGTGGCCGAGTTCTGCGGGGGAGGGCGTCGACCACGTCCCGGGGCCCGCGGCGGGGAGCCGGTGCGCCGGTGAGCCCTATGCTGACGGGCGTGGCGCGCACCGAAGGAACTCGAGCACCCGGTCGTCCGGCGGCGGCAAGCCGCGACGACGTACTCGATGCCGCCATCCACACCTTCCTGGCGGGAAGGCGGGTCGACGCGAATGCCATCGCCGCCCAGCTCGGTCTGGGCCGGACCAGTATCTATCGGTGGTTCGGTTCCAGGGACGGGTTGCTCGGTGCCGCTCTGGCCCGCCAGCTCGAGCAGATGGTCGGGTACGCCGAACGACGTAGTACCGCGACCG
Proteins encoded in this window:
- a CDS encoding GAF domain-containing protein; the protein is MSDQDSILEARAALLSALDSSRDGLDAVARLGRMCVDLLPVDGASISLMADTNIRETLYTSDEVVARIDAVQFSLGEGPCFEAFQTHRPVLVADLRATNTAWPVFATEMTNEPVGAIFAFPLISGAISLGAMDLYREQPGWLSAAEVAIALQTVDMVAMAVLEMQINVLDQPQSWWTDLPSSRGQVHQATGMLIAEFGISAAHALARLRAYSFTTGRLVDDVADDLVARRLTPADLEKP
- a CDS encoding RNA polymerase sigma factor SigF, whose protein sequence is MGNRWLAVERLDSHTSAAEPVSATERFPSPQRQVIGPIDEHRLPSRASEPVVAQASRQRGGGDSYDNIEPMLEQLAQLGAQDPGRPILREDIIGRCLPLADHIARRFAGRGENFEDLQQVARLGLLLAIDRFDPTYGAGFLAFAVPTIMGEVRRHFRDRTWAVRVPRRIKEIQQLLGPATDALTHELGRAPTAREIAAELGIDLVEVTHALVARNAYRTAPIDAPTGNENGNTSPSLLDFLGAEDPEYRHVEDFLAVRPLIAALPALERQVLHLRFFRFRSQQQIARQIGVSQMQVSRILARTLNALRESALRD